In Aliiglaciecola sp. LCG003, a genomic segment contains:
- a CDS encoding LysR family transcriptional regulator → MAREKLNDLHAFIIVAREGSFTKAASQLGMS, encoded by the coding sequence ATGGCGAGAGAAAAATTAAACGATTTACACGCTTTTATTATCGTTGCCCGGGAAGGCAGTTTCACCAAAGCTGCATCACAATTAGGGATGTCATAA
- the ssb gene encoding single-stranded DNA-binding protein, with product MASKGVNKVILVGNIGQDPEVRYMPNGNAVANLSLATSESWKDQSGQMQERTEWHRLTMYRRLAEIAGEYLRKGSQIYVEGKLQTRKWQDQSGQDKYTTEIIVDQMQMLGGRSGQADNAGGFTPNQNQQRPAQAPQQNYSQAPQSSGQQYSNAPQQGGGHQGGKPTQSPQPPMAEPDFDFDDDIPF from the coding sequence ATGGCATCTAAAGGTGTAAACAAAGTAATTTTAGTGGGTAATATTGGACAGGACCCAGAAGTAAGATATATGCCAAATGGCAATGCTGTCGCAAACCTTAGTCTTGCCACTAGTGAAAGTTGGAAAGATCAAAGTGGTCAAATGCAAGAGCGCACAGAATGGCATCGGTTGACTATGTACCGTCGTCTTGCTGAAATTGCTGGCGAATACCTGCGTAAAGGCTCGCAAATATACGTGGAAGGCAAGTTGCAAACCCGTAAATGGCAGGACCAAAGCGGGCAAGATAAATATACTACTGAAATTATTGTAGACCAGATGCAGATGTTAGGTGGACGTAGTGGACAAGCTGACAATGCAGGTGGATTTACCCCAAATCAAAATCAGCAACGTCCCGCTCAAGCGCCTCAGCAAAACTATAGTCAAGCTCCACAAAGTTCTGGTCAGCAATATAGTAACGCGCCTCAACAGGGCGGCGGACATCAAGGTGGTAAACCGACTCAATCACCACAGCCACCAATGGCAGAGCCAGATTTCGACTTTGACGACGACATTCCATTCTAG